GCGCGCGACTGGCTCGAGGCGAACGTTCCCCGCCGTGCCGCGGGAGAGCTGCCCCCGGTGGCCAGCGTGCGGGACCCGAGACCCGGTGAGATCGGGCGTGCCCGCCGGAGGCAGGCGGCGCTCTCCGCCGCGGGGCTCGCGGGGATCTCGTGGCCGGTCGAATTCGGCGGCGCAGGACTCGGTGAGACCGAAGAACGCCTGTTCCTGAAACTGTCGTCGGACTACGATCTCGAGCTCGAGTCGTTCAAGGTGGCCATGGATCTCGTCGGACCGACGATCCTCGCGCACGGGACGGACGAACAGAGGTCGCGATATCTTCCCCGCATCCTGTCCGGGGCGGACCTCTGGTGCCAGCTCTTCAGCGAGCCCGGCGCAGGCAGCGACCTCGCCTCGCTCGCAACCCGGGCCGAACTCCGGGACGACGGCTGGCACGTCACCGGACAGAAGGTCTGGACCTCCGGCGGACACGACGCGGATCTCGCGATTCTCGTTGCCAGAACCGACTTCTCGGTGCCGAAGCATCGGGGACTGACCTACTTCGTCGCCGGCATGCACGAACCCGGGGTCACGGTGCGACCACTGCGCCAGATGAACGGTGGTTCCCATTTCGCCGAGGTGTTCCTCGACGATGTGGTGCTGCCGGCGGACAGCGTGCTGGGCGGCGTCGGGAACGGGTGGCAGGTGGTGCGTACCACGTTGGGCAACGAACGGTCGGCGATCGGTGGCGATCCCGGCATCGAGGCGGAGCAACTGATCGGTCTCGGCAACTCGGTGGCGAGGCATCGCGGCTCGGCATCCCTGCCCGATCCGGTCCTGGTGGACGCCATCGTCGCGGTCCACGTGCGCAACCGTGCTCTCGCCGCACTGACCCGGCGCACCGAGCAGCGCGCAGCAGCCGGTGCCCAGCCCGGTCCGGAGGCCTCCATCTTCAAGCTCGAGTACGCCGATGTGCAGCGGGTCGGGAACGACATCGCCATGCGCATCCTGGGTCCGGATGCGCTCCTTTCCGGATCGGACGGTGTGGGCGCAGGAGCGTGGCAGGCCAACCTGCTCACTTCGCCGTACCTGAGGATCGCCGGTGGCACCGACGAGATCCAGCGGAACATCATCGCCGAGCGGATCCTGCAACTCCCCGCCGACCGGGAGGACGGGCGGTCATTGCCGTTCGACCAGCTCCGTCGCGGATGAAAACATTCGGCAATGTGACGGCGGAGGGTGGCGATGTGACGGGGCGCACGGTAGCATTCCCGTGGATTTGCTCCACCGGACGCCGACCTTTCTTCTCCGAAGCGATCGTCAGTCGCGGCCAATGGTTAACCACACAAACCATTGTGAACACCATTGCTGCCCCCGGGGCCGCCGGGATTTCCCGGCCGCCCGTACCACGCCGGCACCCGCCTGCAGGACATCCGTTCCCCCACCACCGACCAGGAGTGAATCGATGAGGATTCCGAAGATCGCGATCGGCGCGATCCTGACCAGTGCAACGCTCGTGCTCGCCGGGTGCGGTTCCGGCTCCGACACCGGGGGGAGCAGCACCGCACAGGGTGCCGGCACCATCGTGGTGGCGATGCCTCTTCCGCTGACCAGTGGCAACGCCACCACCGCGCAGCAGATCCTGAACGCCGGGGAGCTGGCAGTGAAGGAGATCAACGCGGCGGGCGGCGCCGGCGGCAAACAGT
This region of Nakamurella alba genomic DNA includes:
- a CDS encoding acyl-CoA dehydrogenase family protein; translation: MSRATSADFGVRARDWLEANVPRRAAGELPPVASVRDPRPGEIGRARRRQAALSAAGLAGISWPVEFGGAGLGETEERLFLKLSSDYDLELESFKVAMDLVGPTILAHGTDEQRSRYLPRILSGADLWCQLFSEPGAGSDLASLATRAELRDDGWHVTGQKVWTSGGHDADLAILVARTDFSVPKHRGLTYFVAGMHEPGVTVRPLRQMNGGSHFAEVFLDDVVLPADSVLGGVGNGWQVVRTTLGNERSAIGGDPGIEAEQLIGLGNSVARHRGSASLPDPVLVDAIVAVHVRNRALAALTRRTEQRAAAGAQPGPEASIFKLEYADVQRVGNDIAMRILGPDALLSGSDGVGAGAWQANLLTSPYLRIAGGTDEIQRNIIAERILQLPADREDGRSLPFDQLRRG